One window of the Cohnella hashimotonis genome contains the following:
- a CDS encoding nitroreductase family protein — translation MELLEAIKGRRSIGKVKDEPVARELIEQVIEAATWAPSHHKTEPWRFVVLTGEGRGLLGRAYAAMAASAVAGMSEQDRADRLSREEAKALRSPVVIVAVSSPAVDHPRAVLWEERAAAHAAVQNLLLAAYNAGLGAVWRTGDGLGHPEMVKAFELTGNEEIVGFIYIGYPDMNAPAAVRVPGTDKTRWIEQ, via the coding sequence ATGGAGCTTTTAGAAGCGATTAAAGGGCGCCGCAGCATCGGCAAAGTTAAGGACGAGCCGGTCGCCCGCGAATTGATCGAGCAGGTCATCGAGGCGGCGACGTGGGCGCCAAGTCATCACAAGACCGAGCCTTGGCGGTTCGTCGTCCTGACCGGCGAAGGCAGAGGCCTACTGGGCCGTGCATACGCGGCAATGGCGGCGTCTGCGGTCGCCGGCATGAGCGAGCAGGACCGTGCGGACCGTCTCTCCCGCGAAGAAGCCAAGGCGCTGCGGTCGCCGGTCGTCATCGTTGCCGTAAGCTCGCCGGCGGTGGACCATCCGCGCGCAGTGCTGTGGGAAGAGCGCGCCGCCGCGCATGCCGCCGTGCAAAATCTGCTGCTGGCCGCGTATAACGCGGGCCTCGGCGCAGTCTGGCGTACCGGCGACGGCCTCGGGCATCCGGAGATGGTCAAGGCGTTTGAACTGACGGGGAACGAAGAGATCGTGGGCTTCATCTATATCGGTTATCCGGACATGAATGCGCCGGCCGCTGTCCGGGTCCCGGGCACGGACAAGACGCGCTGGATCGAGCAGTAA